From Salvelinus sp. IW2-2015 unplaced genomic scaffold, ASM291031v2 Un_scaffold2336, whole genome shotgun sequence, one genomic window encodes:
- the LOC112073681 gene encoding stomatin-like has translation MRSSADKSSGSLGCCGWLLFGISLIVTLFLFPITIFMCVKIVKEYERAVIFRLGRIADKKPKGPGIFFVLPCTDTFVKVDLRTVSFDIPPQEILTKDSVTVSVDGVVYFRVYCPISAVANVSNAHSSTRLLAQTTLRNVLGTKNLADLLSDREGISHSMQESLDEATDPWGIKVERVEIKDVKLPHQLQRAMAAEAEASREARAIGDKARPPPGKNIKEF, from the exons ATGCGGTCAAGCGCAG ATAAGAGCTCTGGCTCTCTGGGATGTTGTGGCTGGCTTCTCTTCGGAATCTCTCTCATCGTTACGCTGTTCCTCTTCCCTATCACCATCTTCATGTGCGTCAAG ATTGTAAAGGAGTATGAGCGAGCGGTCATTTTCAGACTTGGACGCATCGCAGACAAGAAGCCGAAAGGACCAG GGATCTTCTTTGTACTTCCCTGTACTGACACCTTTGTGAAGGTGGACTTGAGGACTGTGTCTTTTGACATCCCACCCCAAGAG ATCCTGACCAAAGACTCAGTGACGGTGTCTGTGGACGGGGTGGTGTATTTCCGTGTGTACTGCCCCATCTCTGCTGTAGCCAACGTGTCCAACGCCCACTCCTCCACCCGTCTCCTGGCCCAGACCACCCTGAGGAACGTCCTGGGAACCAAGAACCTGGCTGATCTGCTGTCTGACCGCGAGGGAATCTCACACAGCATGCAG GAGTCTCTGGACGAGGCCACTGACCCGTGGGGTATCAAGGTGGAGCGTGTGGAGATTAAGGACGTGAAGCTGCCCCACCAGCTGCAGAGAGCCATGGCTG CAGAGGCAGAAGCCAGCCGTGAGGCCAGGGCTATAG GCGATAAAGCCCGGCCCCCCCCCGGGAAGAACATTAAAGAGTTCTAG